A genomic region of Thermodesulfobacteriota bacterium contains the following coding sequences:
- a CDS encoding ATP-binding cassette domain-containing protein: protein MEELVKVSNLKYTYPDGTSLHFHGLDFIVRRGERVVILGPNGSGKSTLLFHLLGLFKASSGEISVLGVNPSRNFVKIRERIGVLVQNVDEQIIAPTVSDDISFSPRNYGYKKEDVEKLVEDVIEQLDISHLKNKVPHYLSGGEKTKVGLAGALVTKPELLILDEPFEGLDPTCRMDLINLLNQINKEKKTAIILSTHNIDTVPLIADTVYLMAAGGEIVARGTPKEVFTQLELIAGCHIEPPVLGSLFFELKKHGIDLDVSLTVEEAARVIADEIGSYQKKKSTM from the coding sequence TTGGAAGAACTAGTCAAGGTAAGCAACCTCAAATACACCTATCCCGACGGGACATCCCTTCACTTTCACGGGCTTGACTTTATCGTCCGTAGAGGAGAGCGTGTGGTGATCCTGGGGCCAAACGGAAGCGGCAAGTCCACTTTGCTCTTTCATCTCCTCGGGCTCTTCAAAGCTTCCTCCGGAGAGATAAGCGTCCTGGGTGTCAACCCATCCCGGAACTTCGTAAAAATAAGGGAGCGTATCGGGGTGCTCGTTCAAAACGTCGATGAGCAGATCATTGCCCCCACGGTCTCAGATGATATATCTTTCTCCCCTCGAAACTACGGATACAAGAAAGAAGATGTAGAAAAACTGGTCGAGGATGTTATCGAACAACTGGATATTTCTCATCTAAAGAATAAGGTCCCCCATTATCTAAGCGGAGGAGAAAAAACGAAGGTGGGTCTGGCCGGGGCGCTGGTCACTAAACCGGAGCTTCTTATCCTGGACGAGCCGTTTGAGGGACTGGACCCTACCTGCAGGATGGACCTCATCAACCTATTAAACCAAATAAACAAGGAAAAAAAAACGGCCATCATTCTCTCCACCCATAATATCGATACGGTTCCTTTAATCGCCGACACCGTATATCTCATGGCCGCGGGAGGAGAAATCGTGGCCAGGGGCACACCAAAGGAGGTCTTTACCCAACTCGAACTCATTGCCGGGTGTCACATAGAACCGCCGGTCCTAGGCTCCTTATTTTTCGAGCTGAAGAAACACGGTATTGACCTCGATGTTTCTCTGACGGTGGAAGAGGCGGCCCGGGTCATTGCCGATGAAATTGGGTCATATCAGAAGAAAAAGTCGACTATGTAA
- a CDS encoding energy-coupling factor transporter transmembrane component T — protein sequence MDIGAIDYFANGGNSFLHRASTRYKLIFVALVIASVVITDDFILLLSVYLILTAFVILTRLPFLKIISIASYPAIFALLFAIASWNGNWIGSGVIVFKALDAALATVLLIVTTPYPNVFAALEPLLPKVVVEGLFLTYRSIFILLELIDNLIKALRLRGGLTPGRYLKNIINFSSGIGLLLVRGFDLSERFYGVMRIRGYNGKMAELESKKLDKRDAVPILIGILVLALSLAGYVRNDLSKYYIYAFMISILSVLFTVSYTYIQKSRGLNWKN from the coding sequence GTGGATATCGGCGCCATAGATTATTTTGCTAATGGTGGAAATAGCTTCCTTCACCGGGCTTCGACCAGGTATAAATTAATATTCGTGGCCTTAGTTATTGCCTCGGTCGTGATTACGGACGATTTTATATTGTTATTAAGCGTGTACCTTATACTCACCGCTTTCGTAATTCTAACCAGACTGCCCTTCCTAAAGATCATTTCCATTGCCTCATATCCGGCTATTTTTGCGCTACTCTTTGCCATAGCCAGTTGGAACGGAAATTGGATAGGAAGTGGAGTGATTGTTTTTAAAGCCCTTGACGCAGCGCTGGCCACGGTGCTACTCATCGTGACCACGCCTTACCCCAATGTATTTGCTGCCTTGGAACCTCTATTACCAAAGGTCGTAGTGGAAGGGCTTTTTCTTACCTACCGGTCCATCTTTATCTTGCTTGAACTCATAGACAACCTAATCAAGGCCCTCCGGCTGAGAGGCGGCCTGACTCCGGGGCGGTATTTAAAAAACATAATCAATTTTTCATCCGGAATAGGGCTGCTATTGGTTCGTGGGTTTGATTTGTCGGAAAGGTTTTATGGGGTAATGAGGATTAGAGGATATAACGGAAAGATGGCAGAGCTTGAAAGTAAAAAATTGGACAAAAGAGATGCCGTTCCAATCTTAATCGGAATACTGGTATTAGCCCTTTCTCTTGCTGGTTATGTCAGGAACGACCTCAGCAAATACTATATTTACGCGTTCATGATTTCCATTTTATCCGTCCTCTTCACCGTTTCTTACACTTATATCCAAAAAAGTAGAGGCCTTAATTGGAAGAACTAG